A single window of uncultured Methanospirillum sp. DNA harbors:
- a CDS encoding PaaI family thioesterase, which yields MSYLDDIENSGQKANPFFCLMGIQPKTYGEGRACLEMTVRPDMTNGEGWLQGGMYTSLVDEAMALAIYTLLDDGQMIATISCTTTFLRGVRAEEIVLAEAWVVRKGRQIIFTEGRVCSADGRTELARCSASFIVR from the coding sequence ATGTCATATCTTGATGATATCGAAAATTCAGGTCAGAAAGCAAACCCGTTCTTCTGTCTCATGGGGATACAGCCCAAAACATATGGGGAGGGCAGGGCCTGCCTTGAGATGACAGTCAGGCCGGATATGACCAACGGGGAGGGCTGGCTTCAGGGAGGGATGTACACCTCCCTCGTTGACGAAGCGATGGCACTTGCTATTTACACTCTGCTCGATGACGGGCAGATGATAGCTACCATATCCTGCACAACAACATTTCTCCGGGGGGTCAGGGCAGAAGAGATCGTCCTTGCAGAAGCATGGGTGGTCAGAAAAGGCAGGCAGATCATCTTTACCGAAGGAAGAGTCTGTAGTGCTGACGGAAGAACTGAACTTGCCAGGTGTTCTGCGTCATTTATTGTACGATAA
- a CDS encoding CTP synthase — protein MKYIFITGGVMSGLGKGITAASIGRLLKNRGYNVTAVKIDPYLNIDAGTMNPAQHGEVYVLHDGGEVDLDLGNYERFLDIELNSSHNITTGKVYRLVIDKERRGDYLGQTVQIIPHITDQIKECIRLAASEKVFDGKEADICIVEVGGTVGDIESMPFLESVRQMRSELPPEDRALVHVTLMPSDSMGDLKTKPTQHSVKALRELGLFTDIIVGRSERPISLNTKKKISSLCDIPQYAVISATTAPDIYQVPMELEKEGLSKVLCQHLKLANEPLDPDWYRIVTREYTQRVTVGIVSKYGKEDVYLSIKEALKHAGRALSTEVSIRWLDAERVERAELRECDGILIPGGFGVRGIEGKISAIQLAREEKIPLLGLCLGFQLSVVEFARHVVGWADACSSECAKGTEVITILPEQDGVEDLGGTMRLGDYQISVKPGTLAMKLYGASEITERHRHRYEVEPSYIADMENTGLVFSGTWGNRMEIVEIPEHPFFFATQFHPEFRSRPTRPSPPFLGFVEAALKMKKGVE, from the coding sequence ATGAAGTATATCTTTATCACCGGCGGCGTGATGAGTGGTCTTGGCAAAGGGATCACCGCTGCATCAATAGGACGGCTTTTGAAAAACCGGGGATATAATGTCACTGCGGTCAAGATCGATCCATACCTGAATATCGACGCAGGAACCATGAATCCGGCCCAGCATGGTGAGGTATATGTTCTCCATGATGGCGGTGAGGTGGATCTCGACCTTGGCAATTATGAACGGTTCCTTGATATCGAGCTGAACTCATCCCACAATATTACAACCGGGAAGGTCTACCGGCTGGTCATCGATAAGGAACGCAGGGGAGACTACCTGGGCCAGACTGTCCAAATAATCCCCCATATCACCGATCAGATCAAGGAGTGCATCCGGTTAGCGGCATCTGAAAAGGTCTTTGACGGGAAGGAAGCTGACATCTGCATCGTTGAGGTTGGCGGGACTGTTGGCGACATCGAGAGTATGCCATTCCTCGAATCTGTCAGACAGATGCGCAGTGAACTGCCCCCTGAAGACCGCGCGCTCGTTCATGTCACTCTGATGCCCTCGGACTCGATGGGAGATCTCAAGACCAAGCCGACCCAGCATTCGGTGAAGGCACTTCGTGAGCTCGGGCTCTTTACTGACATCATCGTCGGAAGAAGTGAACGCCCGATATCACTCAATACCAAGAAGAAGATTTCCTCTCTCTGTGACATCCCCCAGTACGCGGTCATCAGCGCAACCACAGCGCCAGATATCTACCAGGTCCCGATGGAACTTGAGAAGGAGGGACTCTCCAAGGTTCTCTGTCAGCACCTGAAGCTGGCAAACGAACCACTCGATCCTGACTGGTACCGTATCGTCACCAGGGAATACACCCAGCGTGTGACTGTCGGGATCGTGAGCAAGTACGGCAAAGAGGATGTCTACCTCTCGATCAAGGAGGCACTCAAGCACGCCGGCCGGGCACTCTCCACCGAGGTCTCGATCCGCTGGCTTGATGCAGAACGCGTTGAGAGAGCAGAACTCAGGGAATGTGACGGCATCCTGATTCCGGGAGGATTCGGTGTCAGGGGTATCGAAGGGAAGATCAGTGCGATACAACTTGCACGAGAGGAGAAGATCCCATTGCTCGGGCTCTGTCTCGGGTTCCAGCTCTCGGTTGTCGAGTTTGCAAGGCATGTGGTTGGATGGGCTGATGCCTGCAGCAGTGAGTGCGCCAAGGGTACTGAAGTGATAACCATCCTCCCCGAGCAGGATGGGGTAGAGGATCTCGGAGGGACAATGCGCCTTGGAGATTACCAGATATCTGTAAAGCCGGGAACCCTTGCGATGAAGTTGTATGGTGCCAGTGAGATCACCGAGCGTCATCGGCACAGGTACGAGGTGGAACCTTCCTACATCGCGGATATGGAGAATACAGGCCTTGTCTTCTCTGGGACCTGGGGGAATCGGATGGAGATCGTTGAGATCCCCGAACATCCGTTCTTCTTTGCGACACAGTTCCATCCCGAGTTCAGGTCACGCCCGACAAGGCCGTCACCGCCGTTCCTCGGGTTTGTGGAAGCAGCACTGAAGATGAAGAAGGGGGTAGAGTAA
- the guaA gene encoding glutamine-hydrolyzing GMP synthase — translation MVKVEKFIAESIRKIQEEAGDEHAVIALSGGVDSSVCAELASRAIGEKLIPIYVDTGLMRKGETRRISEIFGHLGVRVIDAGEEFITALAGEADPEKKRKIIGEKFIRVFEREARATGAKYLLQGTIYPDCIESEGGIKSHHNVGGMPLSMEFSKVIEPLRELYKDEVREVAEALGLPSEIAHRMPFPGPGLSVRVVGAVTREAIEVVREANAIVEDVLVEKYRPWQCLAALVGLGTGVKGDNRLHGWIVAVRAVNSRDGMTADPIEISWEDLAEIQGRITSTIPAVSRVVYDITPKPPATIEYE, via the coding sequence ATGGTCAAGGTTGAGAAGTTCATTGCAGAGTCGATCAGGAAGATTCAGGAGGAGGCAGGAGATGAGCATGCGGTCATCGCCCTCTCTGGCGGTGTTGACAGTTCAGTCTGCGCAGAACTGGCATCTCGTGCCATCGGCGAGAAACTGATCCCGATCTATGTTGATACCGGGCTGATGCGAAAGGGAGAGACCAGACGGATCAGCGAGATCTTCGGGCATCTGGGTGTCCGTGTGATCGACGCAGGCGAGGAGTTCATCACGGCCCTCGCCGGCGAGGCAGACCCTGAGAAAAAACGCAAGATCATCGGTGAGAAGTTTATCAGGGTCTTTGAGCGGGAGGCACGGGCAACAGGGGCAAAGTACCTGCTCCAGGGAACGATCTACCCGGACTGCATCGAGAGTGAGGGCGGCATCAAGAGCCATCACAATGTTGGTGGCATGCCCCTCTCGATGGAGTTCAGCAAAGTGATAGAGCCGCTTCGTGAGCTCTACAAAGACGAGGTCAGGGAGGTTGCAGAGGCACTCGGTCTCCCGAGTGAGATTGCTCACCGGATGCCCTTCCCGGGCCCGGGACTCTCGGTCAGGGTTGTCGGAGCAGTCACCCGTGAGGCTATAGAGGTTGTCAGAGAGGCCAACGCGATCGTAGAGGACGTTCTGGTCGAGAAGTACCGTCCATGGCAGTGCCTTGCAGCCCTTGTCGGCCTCGGGACCGGCGTAAAAGGCGACAACCGTTTGCATGGCTGGATCGTTGCCGTGAGAGCAGTAAACTCACGTGACGGGATGACCGCCGATCCAATAGAGATCTCCTGGGAAGACCTGGCAGAGATCCAGGGGCGGATTACCTCAACCATTCCGGCAGTTTCAAGGGTTGTATATGACATCACCCCCAAACCGCCGGCAACCATCGAATATGAATGA